The sequence TCGCCGAGTGCAACCTTAGGATGACACTTGGGCAGATTCATGGGGTCGGGATGGCGGATGCACCAGGCCCAGTGCTCGATTTCTTCGGTGTAGCCTCGGCTCGGAGGGCCTTCGCCCAATGCCAACTTGCCGACGGCAGCCGCCGCGCCGCCGCTGGCGGTGGTGTCGAGCGTAGGGGCGCCGTCTTTTGCTTTTGCTACGCCGATGCTCGTTTTGGTGTCGCTTCCTTTATACAGCATGACTTCCTGTTCACGGTCCAAAATCAACGTTCCCTTGGTTCCCATCACTACTTCGCCGTAATCGCCGAAGCCATTGCCGTTGATCGAGGAATAGGTGACCCCAATTTTGCGGTTGGGATCTTTCACCTCGGTTTTGCTGCCTTCCTGGAAGTAACCCGGTGCCGGGAATTCGTACATGCAGTACACGTGATCTTCGCATTCGCGGTCCATCGGGAATAGCGACCGGCCGCCGACTGCCTGCACGGTGAGCGGCAACGCTTTCCCGCCTTCCGGTCCCATGGCGCTTACGAAAATTCCAGAAGCGTCGAGCTGATGGCTGCCCAGTTCGGCCATTAAACCGCCGCCGGTGCGTTCCCACAATCGCCAACGGATGAGTTCTTCCTGCGCGCTGCGGCTGTAGCCGTTGGGGAGCTGGGTGTCGTTGTAACCGTACTTTTTCGCGTCATCTTCGGTGATGTCGGCAATTTGGGCCGCCGTTTGGTCGAGACGCTTGCCCAACTGCTCCAAATCTTTCGCGGAAAGAGGTGCGCCGTCTTTGGTCTTGCCCGTCTTCAATTGGTTTTGCAGATCTTTCAATTCGCTGGCCAAATGCGGATCGCTTGGCAGCGGCGGTTGCCAACTATCGTGCCCAGGCAAGTTGCCGCGGTGCCACTGGGCGCGAATGCAGTGGACTTCGCCGATTAGCCCGCGTCGGATGGTGTCGACGGCATTATCGTACAGGATGCTGTAATGGCGCTGATGGCCTGTGGCGAGCAGCTTGCCCGTTTGCTGCGACACGCGGGCCATTTCTTTGCAA is a genomic window of Pirellulales bacterium containing:
- a CDS encoding Gfo/Idh/MocA family oxidoreductase, whose product is MNSLTPEERSLGKENFNSAIGSELTRREFLMGTVAVGVVSGAGLGAMYFKYTKVDKPLRIGFLGTGDEGGVLLGSLTPDYIEVAAIADIRPYNVHRAFHGDCSSPNAMKVRAGLLSKYGWDSEDVARKNVKVYSNYADLIADKDKLGIEAVIIALPLHLHAPAAILAMNSGLHVLTEKLMGHSVANCKEMARVSQQTGKLLATGHQRHYSILYDNAVDTIRRGLIGEVHCIRAQWHRGNLPGHDSWQPPLPSDPHLASELKDLQNQLKTGKTKDGAPLSAKDLEQLGKRLDQTAAQIADITEDDAKKYGYNDTQLPNGYSRSAQEELIRWRLWERTGGGLMAELGSHQLDASGIFVSAMGPEGGKALPLTVQAVGGRSLFPMDRECEDHVYCMYEFPAPGYFQEGSKTEVKDPNRKIGVTYSSINGNGFGDYGEVVMGTKGTLILDREQEVMLYKGSDTKTSIGVAKAKDGAPTLDTTASGGAAAAVGKLALGEGPPSRGYTEEIEHWAWCIRHPDPMNLPKCHPKVALGDAVIALTTNVAIRNPTEKSRIEFQHDWFDIDNDATPDGSKIDMAQYTT